The Desulfonispora thiosulfatigenes DSM 11270 DNA segment AGGGGCATTATCGTACGGACACCCAGCCTTACTCATTGATTGTATGATCTTGTTATTACTACAATATTCTGTAAATGATTTCGAAGTGTACTGCACCCCCTGATCGCTGTGGAGTATCAAATTTTCTTCAGGTTTATTATTTGCCAAAGCTTCATTTAATGTTTCTATTGCTAGATCAGCAGTCATGTAATTTGTAGTTTTAGTCGCAACAATACTACGATCATATAAATCAAGAATTGAGCAATTATACCTTGAACTACCATTTAAAAGGTGTATATAGGTGAAAT contains these protein-coding regions:
- a CDS encoding IS3 family transposase, with amino-acid sequence FTYIHLLNGSSRYNCSILDLYDRSIVATKTTNYMTADLAIETLNEALANNKPEENLILHSDQGVQYTSKSFTEYCSNNKIIQSMSKAGCPYDNAPMESFFGKLKNEHIKHYEIKNDNHLNFLINDYVYGYYHHIRPHSALGGKTPFEARFT